From one Rhodothermales bacterium genomic stretch:
- a CDS encoding HupE/UreJ family protein: MKHSFIVLLTLVLGSFVPPALALPHADSQSYVYFRIYDDSIQVRLEITVDDLNRAMGLSLPYGEEVDKDFVIAAIRTQLDSILTYMDVHFYLGTKDGPLPVRFSELDLLRVRVGDFVKLTYSTGTLTQIPPELTVEYSALFDQNPEHRNLVHVEHNWKTSTFSNESNVAFILSPDDRRQTLDLTSSSVLRGFMGMIRYGVHHIMTGFDHLLFLIALILPSVLYWKDKRWLPVEKFRSALFKIVAIVSFFTIAHTITLSLAALKFISLPSILVESVIAGSIAVAAMHNLLPRFIKHESIIAFVFGLFHGFGFASLLEPLALGGEYTVLTLLGFNLGVEVGQVVVIAAIFPFLYLVRKQRFYKPLVLSVGSVLLIAVAAFWFVERAFDPPALQAAKIFIKDLIRPMYYAVFGA; this comes from the coding sequence ATGAAACACAGCTTTATCGTCCTCCTAACGCTTGTCCTGGGATCGTTCGTGCCTCCGGCGCTCGCCCTGCCGCACGCCGACAGTCAAAGCTACGTCTACTTCCGCATTTACGATGACTCGATCCAGGTTCGCCTCGAGATCACGGTCGATGATCTAAATCGGGCGATGGGGCTCTCTCTTCCGTATGGAGAGGAGGTGGATAAGGATTTCGTCATCGCCGCAATCAGGACACAGCTGGACTCGATTCTTACCTATATGGACGTCCACTTTTACCTCGGCACAAAGGATGGGCCACTGCCAGTGCGTTTCAGCGAACTGGACCTGCTTCGCGTCCGGGTCGGTGACTTCGTCAAGTTGACTTACTCCACCGGAACCCTGACGCAGATCCCTCCGGAGCTGACCGTGGAGTACAGTGCCCTGTTCGACCAGAACCCGGAGCACCGAAACCTCGTCCACGTTGAGCACAACTGGAAGACCTCTACCTTTAGCAACGAGAGCAATGTAGCGTTCATCCTGAGCCCGGATGACCGGAGACAAACACTCGATCTCACTTCCTCCTCGGTGCTACGGGGATTCATGGGGATGATTCGCTACGGCGTGCATCACATCATGACCGGTTTCGATCACTTGCTCTTTCTCATCGCACTCATCCTGCCGTCCGTGTTGTACTGGAAGGACAAGCGATGGCTACCCGTCGAGAAATTTCGCAGCGCTCTCTTCAAGATCGTCGCGATCGTCTCGTTCTTCACGATCGCCCATACCATCACTCTCTCACTGGCAGCACTGAAGTTCATCAGCCTACCCTCGATTCTGGTTGAATCCGTGATCGCAGGATCGATAGCTGTCGCCGCTATGCACAACCTGTTGCCACGCTTCATCAAGCATGAGTCAATCATCGCATTTGTCTTCGGACTTTTCCATGGCTTTGGATTCGCCAGCCTCCTGGAACCACTAGCCCTCGGCGGCGAGTACACGGTCCTTACGCTTCTGGGATTCAACCTGGGAGTTGAGGTTGGGCAGGTGGTCGTGATCGCGGCCATCTTCCCGTTCCTCTACCTGGTCCGGAAGCAGCGCTTCTACAAGCCGCTGGTACTGAGCGTCGGATCAGTCCTCCTCATTGCTGTGGCCGCCTTCTGGTTTGTGGAGCGTGCGTTTGATCCGCCCGCACTGCAGGCCGCGAAGATCTTCATTAAGGACCTGATCCGACCGATGTACTACGCTGTGTTTGGCGCCTGA
- a CDS encoding phytanoyl-CoA dioxygenase translates to MQTQNMTAPSIELYSNGVQLDTRPEALGELDPANDLLDDPVALRNRMAKEGYLFFRQLIDPDTVLRAREEILLKYAVVGEIDSIGHPLMDAIQSEVSFIHEVNLRAFTESVRKGIAYENVVLNKALIRFLEKLLGGTVRPYDFRWPRFVRPGEGCGFHYDGPYMNRGTDRVFTTWVPLGDVARHEGALIVLEGSHRSDDLLSSYANQDADKEKIGWLSTDPIELQQQLGGRWLTTDFKAGDVLCFGMHLLHGALDNRSPLGRCRLTSDSRYQLASEPLDERWNGANPEAHGYDKVFLPGLGQWNNEDFQDEWKRVDEYGRLAIDR, encoded by the coding sequence ATGCAGACTCAGAACATGACGGCACCGTCGATCGAACTCTATTCAAACGGTGTCCAGTTGGATACACGCCCGGAAGCGCTCGGTGAGCTTGATCCGGCGAATGACCTGCTAGACGATCCCGTAGCCCTTCGGAATCGAATGGCGAAGGAGGGATACCTGTTCTTCCGACAGCTCATAGACCCGGACACGGTGCTTCGGGCCCGCGAGGAAATTCTGCTCAAATACGCTGTCGTCGGCGAGATTGACAGCATCGGGCACCCACTCATGGATGCGATTCAGTCCGAAGTCTCGTTCATACACGAGGTCAATCTGCGTGCATTTACCGAGAGCGTACGGAAGGGGATTGCGTACGAGAATGTGGTTCTCAACAAGGCTCTTATCCGCTTTCTCGAAAAACTGCTTGGCGGTACCGTTCGCCCGTACGACTTCCGTTGGCCACGCTTCGTGCGACCCGGCGAGGGATGCGGATTCCACTACGACGGACCGTACATGAATCGAGGAACAGACCGGGTCTTCACGACGTGGGTTCCGCTCGGAGATGTCGCAAGGCACGAAGGGGCGCTGATCGTCCTCGAGGGCAGCCACCGGTCAGACGACCTACTTTCGTCCTACGCAAACCAGGACGCCGACAAGGAGAAGATAGGATGGCTCAGCACCGACCCGATCGAACTTCAGCAGCAGCTGGGTGGTCGATGGCTGACGACCGACTTCAAGGCCGGCGACGTGCTGTGCTTTGGCATGCATCTGCTGCACGGAGCTCTCGACAATCGCTCGCCGTTGGGCCGGTGCCGCCTGACGTCCGACTCACGGTACCAACTTGCCAGTGAACCGCTCGACGAGCGCTGGAACGGTGCCAACCCCGAGGCACACGGGTACGACAAGGTGTTCCTTCCCGGCCTGGGACAGTGGAACAACGAGGACTTCCAGGATGAGTGGAAACGCGTCGATGAGTATGGCCGTTTGGCCATCGACCGCTAA
- a CDS encoding acyl-CoA dehydrogenase, with protein MDFSWTDEQLALRRQIISFAEENLNDNLVDDDRAGRFSRSKWKACAEFGIQGLNVPVAYGGQGHDILTTVFALEALGYGCRENSLPFAIGSQLLSVQPALLKVGSEEQKNQYLPALCSGEFIGAFGITEPETGSDTYALQTTATPRSGGYVLNGRKSYITSAPVADVAVVFASTKPELGRWGISAFIVERGIAGFRASPVRDKMGMRTTPMGDLIFEECFVPESCRLGPEGVGVSLFATAMESERGYIFATQIGRMERQLEESVRYAEERRAFDQPINEFQSVSNRLADMKLRLETARMLLHKVAWLEQTGQPVMLTAALAKLHISECLVESSLDAIRIHGARGYVTEFEVERDLRDAVGGLIYSGTSDIQRNLIARLLSS; from the coding sequence ATGGACTTCTCCTGGACCGATGAGCAGCTAGCGCTGCGACGACAGATCATCTCCTTCGCCGAGGAGAATCTGAACGACAACCTCGTCGACGACGACCGCGCAGGACGCTTTTCACGGTCGAAGTGGAAAGCATGCGCGGAGTTTGGAATTCAGGGGCTGAATGTGCCCGTAGCCTACGGAGGCCAGGGGCACGACATCCTCACGACCGTGTTCGCCCTCGAAGCGCTCGGCTACGGCTGTCGAGAAAACTCTTTGCCGTTTGCGATCGGATCACAGCTGCTGAGCGTTCAGCCTGCACTGCTCAAGGTGGGCTCGGAGGAGCAGAAGAATCAATACCTTCCGGCACTCTGTTCCGGAGAGTTCATCGGGGCATTTGGCATTACCGAACCCGAAACGGGATCCGACACCTACGCATTGCAGACTACCGCTACGCCACGCTCAGGCGGCTATGTCCTGAATGGGCGGAAGTCATACATCACCAGTGCACCGGTCGCGGACGTCGCCGTCGTCTTTGCGTCGACGAAACCGGAGCTCGGTCGCTGGGGCATATCAGCCTTCATCGTCGAGAGGGGAATCGCCGGCTTCCGCGCAAGTCCGGTCCGCGACAAGATGGGCATGCGGACGACCCCCATGGGTGATCTGATCTTCGAGGAGTGCTTCGTACCGGAAAGCTGCCGACTGGGACCCGAGGGCGTCGGCGTCAGCCTTTTCGCGACAGCCATGGAATCGGAGCGGGGATACATTTTCGCGACACAGATTGGGCGGATGGAGCGCCAGCTGGAAGAGTCCGTGCGTTATGCCGAGGAGCGCCGAGCTTTCGATCAGCCCATTAACGAGTTCCAGTCGGTTTCCAACCGCTTGGCAGACATGAAGCTTCGACTCGAAACGGCCAGAATGTTGCTACACAAGGTGGCATGGCTCGAGCAAACGGGCCAACCAGTCATGCTGACGGCCGCCCTTGCAAAGTTGCACATCAGCGAATGCTTGGTCGAATCGAGCTTGGACGCTATCCGAATTCACGGCGCACGCGGATACGTCACGGAGTTCGAGGTGGAACGTGACCTGCGCGACGCCGTGGGCGGACTCATCTATTCGGGGACGTCAGACATCCAGCGAAACCTCATTGCTCGTCTCCTAAGCTCATAG
- a CDS encoding amino acid adenylation domain-containing protein has protein sequence MVKLLHQIIDDSADHKPDGHAFRCAGGHITYGELALRTNRLARILAEHGVQPGDRVGVFLRKSLETAVAVFGIMKAGAAYVPLDPNLPTARLESILIDCDIRHLVTHDALTAQLEGLADRLATESALQFVIGPNLPGVARWTVLPWNDVFSAPGAPLDPARISPGDPAYLMYTSGSTGMPKGIIHTHSSGLAYARCAAETYGLSRDDRLSGFPPLHFDQSTFDYFSGPLVGATTVIIPESYMLMPASLSKHMEDERLTIWYSVPYALTQLLLRGVLHDRDLRSLRWVLFGGETFPMKHLRSLMQLWPHARFSNVYGPAEVNQCTFYHLPEPPPAEAEAIPIGPTWHIAAGLVLDRDDQIIPAGQIGELVVRTPTMMQGYWNRTDLNADAFYYPEGDADPKPYYRTGDLVRRSEDGLYWFVGREDRQVKTRGYRVELDEVEAVLSSHPAVAEVAVYTVSDTEGRPQICARVLPHSDAEVGARDVLAFAARHLPAYAVPARVEFADGFPRTSSGKIDRHLLGSMTVES, from the coding sequence ATGGTCAAGCTGCTTCATCAGATCATAGACGATTCCGCGGATCACAAGCCGGACGGTCACGCATTCCGGTGCGCCGGCGGGCATATTACGTACGGGGAACTCGCACTTCGCACGAACCGCCTGGCGCGGATCCTCGCAGAGCATGGGGTGCAGCCAGGTGACCGTGTCGGCGTCTTCCTCCGCAAGAGCCTCGAAACGGCCGTGGCCGTATTCGGCATCATGAAGGCGGGCGCGGCGTACGTCCCGCTCGACCCCAACCTTCCGACAGCCAGACTTGAATCGATTCTCATCGATTGCGACATACGGCATCTGGTCACGCACGATGCGCTGACTGCACAGCTCGAAGGACTGGCCGATCGGCTAGCTACCGAATCTGCCCTGCAGTTTGTGATCGGCCCGAATCTTCCGGGGGTTGCGAGATGGACTGTGCTCCCGTGGAACGATGTTTTCTCAGCCCCCGGTGCCCCTCTTGATCCAGCCAGGATCTCTCCCGGCGACCCGGCCTATCTGATGTACACATCCGGCTCGACCGGAATGCCGAAGGGCATCATCCATACCCATTCCAGCGGTCTTGCCTATGCGCGCTGCGCTGCGGAGACGTACGGCCTCTCCCGCGATGATCGACTGAGCGGCTTCCCGCCTCTGCATTTCGACCAGTCAACTTTTGACTACTTCTCCGGTCCGCTCGTCGGCGCTACGACCGTGATCATTCCGGAATCTTACATGCTCATGCCCGCCAGCCTCTCGAAGCACATGGAGGATGAGCGGCTGACGATCTGGTACTCGGTCCCATATGCACTGACACAGCTCTTGCTTCGGGGCGTACTCCACGATCGGGATCTACGTTCTCTTCGCTGGGTTCTGTTCGGCGGCGAGACTTTCCCGATGAAGCACCTCCGATCTCTGATGCAACTCTGGCCTCATGCCAGATTCAGCAATGTGTATGGACCGGCGGAGGTCAATCAGTGCACGTTCTATCACCTGCCCGAGCCTCCGCCCGCAGAGGCTGAGGCCATCCCGATCGGACCAACCTGGCATATCGCCGCAGGCCTCGTCCTTGACCGAGACGACCAGATAATTCCCGCCGGACAAATCGGGGAGCTCGTTGTCCGGACGCCCACCATGATGCAGGGGTACTGGAATCGCACGGATCTGAATGCTGACGCATTCTACTACCCTGAAGGCGACGCCGACCCAAAACCTTACTATCGTACTGGAGACCTGGTACGTCGGAGCGAGGACGGCCTGTACTGGTTTGTAGGACGCGAGGATCGGCAGGTCAAGACCCGAGGTTATCGCGTGGAGCTGGACGAAGTGGAAGCCGTTCTCTCTTCTCACCCGGCCGTCGCCGAGGTTGCCGTCTACACAGTGTCCGATACGGAGGGGAGACCGCAGATCTGCGCCCGCGTACTCCCCCACTCCGACGCCGAGGTCGGCGCACGCGATGTCCTGGCTTTTGCGGCCCGACATCTGCCCGCCTACGCAGTTCCTGCACGAGTCGAGTTTGCGGACGGCTTTCCGCGTACCTCGAGCGGAAAGATCGACCGGCATTTGCTTGGGTCGATGACGGTGGAATCTTAA
- a CDS encoding acyl carrier protein, which translates to MTIKDKLTKYISHELLTRETDVAPDDELLLSGLVDSIGVMTLLLFIEEDFGIHVPPEDVTIENFASIRTIDAYLIRRTNGVSHA; encoded by the coding sequence ATGACGATCAAGGACAAGCTCACGAAATACATCAGTCACGAGTTGCTCACCCGTGAGACAGACGTGGCGCCGGATGACGAGCTGCTTCTGAGTGGTCTCGTTGACTCCATCGGTGTCATGACGCTCCTGCTCTTCATAGAGGAGGACTTTGGCATACACGTGCCGCCGGAAGATGTGACGATCGAGAACTTCGCGTCCATCCGAACGATCGACGCATACCTGATTCGACGGACGAACGGGGTATCGCATGCCTGA